A window of the Pseudomonadales bacterium genome harbors these coding sequences:
- the trmJ gene encoding tRNA (cytosine(32)/uridine(32)-2'-O)-methyltransferase TrmJ, which yields MLNRIRVVLVNTSHPGNIGAAARAIKNMGLSRLYLVAPKQFPDEKATWRAASALDILDQAVICETLDEAISGCHLVVGASARDRSIPWPVMEARQAAETIINEPESHEVAVLFGREDRGLTNDELQRCHFHLQIPSNPDYSSLNLGAAVQVVSYELRVAAIAESGLKQAWDWGIEWDIEAASTEEIQRFFEHLEETLIGLKVINPKNPRQLMTRLKRLYIRSRPDQVEVNLLRGILTATQKLLPKL from the coding sequence ATGTTAAATCGTATTAGAGTTGTCCTTGTTAATACTTCTCACCCTGGTAATATTGGCGCCGCCGCGCGGGCGATAAAAAATATGGGGTTATCTCGACTCTATTTAGTCGCTCCAAAACAGTTCCCTGATGAAAAAGCAACATGGCGCGCCGCATCAGCATTGGATATCTTAGATCAGGCTGTGATCTGTGAAACGTTGGATGAGGCAATTTCCGGATGCCATTTGGTGGTCGGTGCGAGCGCGCGTGATCGCAGCATTCCCTGGCCTGTGATGGAAGCGCGGCAGGCGGCAGAAACCATTATTAACGAGCCAGAAAGTCATGAGGTTGCCGTACTCTTTGGTCGAGAAGACCGGGGTTTAACCAATGATGAATTACAACGCTGTCATTTTCACCTACAGATTCCCAGCAATCCCGATTACAGCTCGTTGAACCTGGGAGCGGCGGTACAGGTGGTAAGCTACGAGCTGCGGGTAGCGGCGATTGCTGAGTCGGGATTAAAGCAGGCCTGGGATTGGGGTATTGAATGGGACATTGAGGCCGCCAGCACAGAAGAAATTCAACGGTTTTTTGAACATCTCGAAGAGACGTTAATAGGCTTAAAGGTGATCAACCCTAAGAATCCGCGTCAATTAATGACTCGCCTCAAGCGCCTTTATATACGTAGCCGGCCGGATCAGGTTGAAGTGAATTTGTTACGAGGAATCTTAACGGCAACGCAAAAATTGTTACCAAAGCTTTGA
- the secF gene encoding protein translocase subunit SecF, whose protein sequence is MNELKIDFMGKRKLVGALSIILVLASIASLAVKQLSFGLDFTGGTLIELSYPETADLNLVRKLLEDAGYSNPVAQYFGAETEVLVRLSQGYSPEVGEQVIHALSDSGKYAVELQRSEFVGSQVGEELREQGGLGMVLALAGVLLYIAFRFQFKFAVGAVVGLIHDVIIVLGIFSWFQWNFDLTVLAAILAVIGYSLNDTIVVYDRIRENFRKVRKGTSLEIINSSLNQTLSRTLFTSLTTLMVLLALYVFGGELIRGFSIALIIGIVVGTSSSIYVAANILLAMNISREDLLLPVKEGVEQDGMP, encoded by the coding sequence ATGAATGAATTAAAGATTGATTTTATGGGTAAGCGCAAGCTAGTTGGCGCACTCTCAATTATTCTCGTACTAGCTTCTATTGCTTCTTTGGCAGTTAAACAGCTTTCTTTCGGTTTGGATTTTACCGGCGGTACTTTAATCGAACTCAGTTATCCAGAGACTGCTGACCTGAACTTGGTCCGCAAACTTCTTGAAGATGCGGGCTACAGCAACCCGGTAGCTCAGTATTTTGGTGCAGAAACAGAGGTACTAGTGCGTTTGTCACAAGGCTATAGTCCGGAGGTGGGTGAGCAGGTCATTCATGCCCTGAGTGATTCCGGTAAATATGCGGTAGAGTTACAGCGTTCCGAGTTCGTCGGTTCACAGGTGGGTGAGGAACTGCGCGAGCAGGGTGGTTTGGGGATGGTGCTGGCTCTGGCAGGGGTGTTGTTGTACATCGCCTTTCGGTTTCAATTTAAGTTTGCTGTGGGCGCGGTAGTCGGCCTCATTCATGACGTCATCATCGTGCTGGGGATTTTTTCCTGGTTTCAGTGGAATTTCGACTTAACGGTGTTGGCGGCAATATTGGCAGTGATTGGGTATTCGCTCAACGACACTATTGTAGTTTACGACCGCATTCGAGAAAATTTCCGGAAAGTACGTAAAGGTACTTCATTGGAAATCATTAATAGCTCGTTGAACCAAACGCTTTCGCGAACTCTGTTTACTTCTTTAACGACTTTAATGGTGCTTTTGGCACTTTATGTGTTTGGCGGTGAGCTGATTCGCGGGTTTTCCATTGCACTTATTATCGGAATTGTCGTGGGTACTTCCTCCTCTATTTATGTGGCGGCTAATATCCTGTTGGCGATGAATATCAGCAGAGAAGATCTGTTGCTGCCAGTGAAAGAGGGTGTTGAGCAGGACGGCATGCCTTAA